A DNA window from Centroberyx gerrardi isolate f3 chromosome 3, fCenGer3.hap1.cur.20231027, whole genome shotgun sequence contains the following coding sequences:
- the casp3a gene encoding caspase-3a: MSTNGSRPGGDCTDARRGRGDGQQSEGSVSTPAAVEVDAKPNSHSFRYSLNYPSIGQCIIINNKNFDRKTGMNQRNGTDVDAGNVMKVFGMLGYKVKVYNDQTVDQMKQVLTAVSKEDHSSSASFICVLLSHGDEGVFFGTDTSVELKSLTSLFRGDRCKSLVGKPKLFFIQACRGTDLDAGIETDSGADGSTTKIPVEADFLYAYSTAPGYYSWRNTMTGSWFIQSLCDMIGKYGKELELLHIMTRVNHKVAVEFESVSNAAGFDAKKQIPCIVSMLTKEMYFTP, translated from the exons ATGTCAACCAACGGCTCCCGACCCGGAGGAGACTGCACCGACGCAAGGCGGGGCCGGGGCGATGGACAACA GTCAGAGGGGTCTGTGAGTACCCCTGCCGCTGTGGAAGTGGATGCCAAGCCCAACTCTCATAGCTTCAGATACAGCCTTAATTACCCCAGCATTGGCCAGTgtatcatcatcaacaacaagaACTTTGACAGAAAAACAG gCATGAATCAACGGAACGGTACAGACGTAGATGCAGGCAACGTGATGAAGGTGTTTGGGATGCTGGGTTACAAAGTGAAGGTTTACAATGACCAGACAGTTGACCAGATGAAACAGGTTTTAACTGCTG TTTCAAAGGAAGATCACAGTTCTTCAGCCTCGTTTATTTGTGTTCTGTTGAGTCATGGGGACGAAGGCGTGTTCTTTGGTACAGATACCTCAGTAGAGCTCAAGAGCCTCACATCACTTTTCCGGGGCGATCGCTGTAAATCATTGGTGGGCAAGCCTAAACTCTTCTTCATCCAG GCCTGCCGAGGCACTGATCTAGATGCGGGCATTGAAACAGACAGCGGAGCAGATGGCAGTACAACTAAGATCCCTGTGGAAGCAGACTTCCTCTATGCCTACTCCACAGCCCCAG GCTACTACTCATGGAGGAATACTATGACTGGCTCCTGGTTCATCCAGTCACTGTGTGATATGATCGGCAAATATGGAAAAGAGCTGGAGCTCCTTCACATCATGACACGGGTgaaccacaaggtggcagtagAGTTTGAGTCTGTCTCCAATGCGGCAGGTTTTGATGCAAAGAAACAAATCCCATGCATTGTGTCAATGCTGACCAAAGAGATGTATTTTACCCCTTGA
- the stox2a gene encoding storkhead-box protein 2: protein MKKNRSSNLRRAWPSSDLSERPLERNLSRSEKDVRVQKQHLPPPPPPHFSPSPPGYRAPGDVSPISMSPISQSQFIPLGEILCLAISAMNSAHKPVTQEALVEHLTASFPGVPTPSSEVLRHTLNMLVRERKIYPTPEGYFIVTPQTYFITPSLIRTNNKWYHLEDRLPERQQQQQRQQQQQQQQQQPQQCTSPQSGNVTPSTPGCLRERPPRKSHNDSYNSFREDPSRLHASVLQSKSPKEHRDPYPPPPTPPVQPPLQDQTDKSKSITTFPYKTDTLTKKKEGSGGGGSGEKQSKRFGLRLFRLSFKKDKMRQLATFSAQFPPEEWPLRDEDVPTTPIPREVEMEIIRRINPDLTVENVARHTAVMKRLEEERAQKNKAGSAAQHSARSRRGRGHRRAAHGKSRSHSKPRTSRGDPSEGSNWDLVFMERDYRFFSHSLVRSPREAMYTLERRRSGGATYLVHSNPNITESYCPVTPEWDVSGELAKRRTEMPFPEPSRGTSQSKVQRSHSHNQDRKSRHERSDQAKERSRSMDNSLKGPSLGAPEDFEHSLEERSHYYTDDGTLRATQKSSHYSRIMFSAAKFHSDFNVPDLGKGSLDESRIRSTMERNKSRDSLPTYNELMGLSPKPSTDEYFQCNTSNETILTAPSPQAKSEYDTLTSSGGLRKGSPADRQTPHLTSPHTMEYKEDLSATKGQNGSVRLTPSQTPEPVQNARLTPHQHNVDPGGGGSGVVIKRKEIFSKDTLFKPPHNALSAGYVDSSYTKSGTLRKASHAKSTEALDNPEPQQPSNSATSSTSPAVLQGCLEPTVPSASFDYYNVSEDEEEEEAEEDSHKEEVGTMQWLLEREKDHDLQRKLETNLTLLSPKETENSSSQKSAHSARLDSMDSSSVTVDSGFNSPRTRESLASNTSSIVESNRRQNPALSPGHIGTSGIGLPFSFRAIPEPPTTQPEKLQKSSNCLASITSV from the exons ATGAAGAAGAACCGCAGCAGCAATCTGCGGCGGGCCTGGCCCAGCTCTGATCTTTCCGAACGCCCGCTGGAGCGTAATCTCTCCCGTAGTGAGAAAGACGTCCGTGTGCAGAAACAGcatctccctccccctcctcctcctcatttctcTCCGTCCCCGCCAGGTTACCGAGCGCCAG GTGACGTGTCTCCGATCAGTATGTCACCTATCAGCCAGTCACAGTTCATCCCGCTGGGGGAGATCTTGTGCCTGGCCATCTCTGCTATGAACTCAGCCCACAAGCCTGTCACCCAGGAGGCTCTGGTGGAGCACCTCACTGCCAGCTTCCCAG GCGTGCCTACACCGAGCTCAGAGGTTCTGCGGCACACCCTGAACATGCTGGTGCGAGAGAGGAAGATCTACCCAACACCAGAGGGCTACTTCATCGTCACTCCCCAGACCTACTTTatcactccctccctcatcaGAACCAACAACAAGTGGTATCACCTGGAAGACCGGCTCCCAGAGCgccagcagcaacaacaacgacaacaacaacaacagcagcagcagcagcaacctcAGCAATGCACTTCGCCTCAGTCTGGCAACGTCACTCCATCTACACCTGGCTGCTTAAGAGAGAGGCCTCCACGCAAGAGCCACAATGACTCCTACAATTCTTTCCGCGAAGACCCGTCCAGACTGCATGCGTCTGTGCTCCAAAGTAAGTCACCAAAGGAGCATAGGG ACCCCTATCCCCCGCCTCCTACCCCCCCTGTTCAGCCACCACTTCAAGATCAAACAGATAAGAGCAAAAGCATCACTACTTTCCCTTATAAAACTGACACgcttaccaaaaaaaaagagggcagTGGTGGTGGCGGCAGTGGTGAGAAGCAATCCAAGAGGTTTGGGCTCAGGCTGTTCAGATTGAGTTTCAAGAAGGACAAGATGAGGCAGTTGGCCACCTTCTCCGCCCAGTTCCCCCCGGAGGAATGGCCTCTTCGCGATGAGGACGTGCCAACCACCCCCATTCCCCGCGAAGTGGAGATGGAGATCATCCGCCGAATCAACCCCGACCTAACAGTGGAGAATGTTGCGAGGCACACCGCTGTAATGAAGAGGCTGGAGGAAGAACGTGCCCAGAAGAACAAGGCGGGGTCCGCGGCCCAGCACAGCGCACGCAGCAGACGGGGCAGGGGCCACAGGAGGGCGGCGCATGGTAAGTCCCGCTCACACAGCAAACCCCGGACGTCCCGGGGAGACCCATCTGAGGGCTCCAACTGGGACCTTGTCTTCATGGAAAGGGATTACCGCTTTTTTAGCCACTCGTTAGTTCGCTCACCTCGGGAGGCCATGTACACCTTGGAACGCAGGCGGAGCGGGGGTGCAACGTACCTGGTCCACAGCAACCCCAACATCACTGAATCGTACTGCCCCGTTACCCCTGAATGGGACGTGTCTGGGGAGCTAGCCAAGAGGAGGACGGAGATGCCCTTCCCAGAACCCTCACGTGGGACGTCCCAATCCAAAGTGCAAAGAAGTCACAGTCACAATCAGGACAGGAAGTCGCGTCACGAGAGATCGGACCAAGCTAAGGAACGCTCTCGGTCCATGGACAACTCTCTTAAGGGCCCATCACTGGGCGCACCAGAAGACTTTGAACACAGTCTGGAGGAGCGTAGTCATTACTACACTGATGATGGTACCCTGCGGGCGACCCAGAAGTCCTCCCACTACTCAAGGATCATGTTCTCTGCTGCTAAGTTCCACTCTGATTTTAATGTGCCTGATTTGGGGAAAGGGAGTTTGGATGAGTCAAGGATCCGGAGTACAATGGAGAGGAACAAAAGCAGAGACAGCTTGCCAACTTACAATGAGCTGATGGGACTTTCTCCTAAGCCCTCAACAGATGAGTACTTCCAGTGCAATACGTCAAATGAAACAATCCTAACTGCCCCTTCGCCTCAGGCAAAATCAGAATATGACACATTAACCTCATCAGGGGGACTCCGAAAGGGCTCTCCAGCCGACCGCCAAAcccctcacctcacctctcctcacaCAATGGAGTACAAAGAGGACTTGTCGGCAACAAAGGGACAGAATGGCTCAGTCAGACTAACACCAAGCCAGACACCAGAGCCTGTGCAGAATGCCCGTTTGACGCCACACCAACACAATGTAGATCCTGGAGGGGGAGGCAGTGGTGTGGTGATCAAGAGAAAAGAGATCTTCAGCAAGGACACTTTGTTCAAACCTCCACACAATGCCTTGTCTGCAGGCTATGTGGATAGCAGCTACACCAAGTCTGGCACATTGCGAAAAGCCTCACATGCCAAATCAACAGAGGCCCTAGACAATCCTGAGCCCCAGCAGCCTTCCAATTCAGCCACTTCCTCAACGTCACCTGCAGTTTTACAGGGCTGCTTAGAGCCAACAGTCCCCTCAGCCTCCTTTGACTATTATAATGTAtcagaagatgaggaagaggaggaggcagaggaggactCGCACAAGGA ggaggtg GGAACCATGCAGTGGCTACTGGAGCGGGAGAAGGACCATGACCTGCAGCGAAAATTGGAAACCAATCTGACCTTACTTAGTCCgaaggagacagagaacagcagcagccagaaGTCGGCCCACTCGGCCCGTTTGGACAGCATGGACAGCAGCAGTGTCACAGTGGACAGTGGATTCAACTCCCCCAG GACACGTGAAAGTCTGGCATCCAATACATCCAGCATAGTGGAGAGCAATAGACGGCAGAATCCAGCGCTGAGCCCCGGCCACATTGGCACCAGTGGTATCGGACTGCCATTCAGCTTTCGCGCCATCCCAGAACCCCCCACCACACAGCCTGAGAAACTACAAAAGTCATCTAACTGTCTGGCCTCCATCACCAGTGTCTGA
- the LOC139912673 gene encoding ecto-ADP-ribosyltransferase 5-like — MESKDKYSLLLIIIMGVLPVTEAGTKSVNFAKSATAMNKELDSVDDQYSGCEVDMLKKVIEPGGLLEKELKADQFYLEAWKNGKTCRKQIPGAQEEHNIALAVFTSDFNFYDKFNNAVRSLGSTVEIYKSDFPYKSLHFLLADALRILNKTHCYEGSSGTHLNLNTTEVNSEVRLGTYRWGSPFMERFCQTEFKVSSCLAVDVRDYSCFRDIEVVIPPHELFQVMAVDILNDGAKKVITLMSKGTYWKHKCSYLQRNGNSDGNSGHVGRSSALVLLAAPLFLLLAI; from the exons ATGGAGTCAAAAGATAAATATTCTTTACTGCTCATCATTATCATGGGA GTTTTACCTGTAACAGAGGCTGGAACAAAATCTGTGAACTTTGCAAAATCAGCGACTGCTATGAACAAGGAGCTGGACTCAGTTGATGACCAGTACAGTGGATGTGAAGTAGACATGCTGAAGAAGGTTATAGAGCCAGGTGGTTTACTGGAAAAGGAGCTTAAGGCAGATCAATTTTATTTAGAGGcctggaaaaatggaaaaacctGTAGGAAGCAGATTCCAGGGGCCCAAGAGGAACACAACATTGCTCTGGCAGTGTTCACAAGCGACTTCAACTTCTATGATAAATTCAACAATGCTGTCAGAAGCCTAGGTAGCACCGTCGAAATTTATAAAAGCGACTTTCCCTACAAGTCTCTCCATTTCCTTCTGGCTGATGCCCTGCGGATACTGaacaaaacacactgctacGAGGGCTCAAGTGGAACTCATCTGAACCTGAACACGACTGAGGTGAACTCAGAGGTGCGCCTCGGAACGTACCGCTGGGGAAGTCCTTTCATGGAGAGGTTTTGCCAAACTGAATTCAAGGTGTCATCCTGTCTTGCGGTAGACGTGAGGGATTATTCTTGTTTCAGGGACATAGAGGTCGTAATACCTCCCCACGAGCTGTTCCAGGTGATGGCTGTGGATATCCTGAACGACGGAGCCAAAAAAGTGATCACTCTGATGTCCAAGGGAACTTACTGGAAACACAAATGTTCCTATCTGCAGAG GAATGGTAACTCTGATGGTAACTCGGGCCATGTGGGGCGCTCCAGTGCACTGGTGCTGCTGGCTGCCCCGCTCTTCCTGCTCCTCGCCatataa